In Deinococcus ficus, a single window of DNA contains:
- a CDS encoding UvrD-helicase domain-containing protein — protein MQTQDAPSAMQMAQTPDATALLDLIPAGTRGQIEARVRRFTPEQRRVLHWVVATPRNLIIESTAGSGKSTVLQVMAEVLSAMAPTRKIGVMAFNSTIARELQDKMPAGVQTGTIHAICNNLLKTHAPRAPKANEFKERNLVHAYIKERGLEGHALLQNLVKLMELSMVYLKGQEDELRALAAEHDLKFDAHLKLAPIIKELHLRSFGDFLRTGEVSFTEMLYLPMRLNVGKGSLDVQLVDEAQDLNALQHRVIRWLAGDTGRVIFVGDSDQAIYRFSGADKQGLARAEEIFAAVKLHLTVTFRCPKAHVALAQRYSDHIRAFDGAKEGTVLHVDERDLPRQLRGGDLVISRKAAPLIELALMLTQQHQNVVLLGIDIKKSITRLAKLAFPHTFTLADIEQRLMALHYQLTEKHFQSGLSGGALRAAATRDTDLIACVAALATTTCLRSGGTGTGEGVMALLEDLQKRGRGAPIKLCTIHKAKGLEAERVTILRPEELDDVRGDADEVRAVAFVAYTRAKDTLLLTRSAAAQSPALSAEPQLRRGA, from the coding sequence ATGCAGACCCAGGACGCTCCCTCCGCCATGCAGATGGCCCAGACGCCCGACGCCACCGCCCTGCTCGACCTGATCCCGGCGGGCACGCGCGGTCAGATCGAAGCGCGCGTGCGCCGGTTCACGCCGGAGCAGCGCCGCGTCCTGCACTGGGTCGTCGCCACGCCCCGCAACCTGATCATCGAATCCACCGCCGGCAGCGGGAAAAGCACGGTGCTGCAGGTCATGGCCGAAGTGCTCAGCGCCATGGCGCCCACCCGCAAGATCGGCGTGATGGCGTTCAACTCCACCATCGCGCGGGAACTGCAGGACAAGATGCCCGCGGGCGTGCAGACCGGCACCATCCACGCCATCTGCAACAACCTCCTCAAAACCCACGCGCCGCGCGCGCCCAAGGCGAACGAGTTCAAGGAACGCAACCTGGTGCACGCCTACATCAAGGAACGCGGGCTGGAAGGGCACGCGTTGCTGCAGAACCTCGTGAAGCTGATGGAGCTCAGCATGGTCTACCTCAAAGGCCAGGAGGACGAACTGCGCGCCCTGGCGGCCGAGCATGACCTGAAGTTCGACGCGCACCTCAAGCTCGCGCCGATCATCAAGGAACTGCACCTGCGGTCGTTTGGTGACTTCCTGCGCACCGGGGAGGTGTCGTTCACGGAGATGCTGTACCTGCCCATGCGCCTGAACGTCGGCAAAGGCAGCCTCGACGTGCAGCTCGTCGACGAGGCGCAGGACCTCAACGCCCTGCAGCACCGCGTGATCCGCTGGCTGGCCGGCGACACCGGCCGGGTGATCTTCGTCGGGGACAGCGACCAGGCCATCTACCGCTTCTCCGGCGCGGACAAGCAGGGCCTGGCCCGCGCGGAGGAGATTTTCGCCGCGGTCAAACTGCACCTGACGGTGACCTTCCGCTGCCCGAAAGCCCACGTCGCCCTGGCGCAGCGGTACTCCGATCACATCCGCGCGTTCGACGGCGCGAAGGAAGGCACCGTGCTGCACGTCGACGAACGCGACCTGCCCCGGCAGCTGCGCGGCGGGGACCTCGTGATCAGCCGCAAGGCCGCGCCGCTGATCGAACTGGCGCTGATGCTCACCCAGCAGCACCAGAACGTCGTGCTGCTCGGCATCGACATCAAGAAGAGCATCACGCGCCTGGCGAAGCTCGCGTTCCCGCACACGTTCACGCTCGCGGACATCGAGCAGCGGTTGATGGCCCTGCACTACCAGCTGACGGAGAAGCACTTCCAGAGCGGCCTGAGCGGCGGGGCCCTGCGCGCGGCCGCCACCCGCGACACGGACCTGATCGCCTGCGTCGCCGCGCTCGCCACGACCACCTGCCTGCGCAGCGGCGGCACCGGCACCGGGGAGGGCGTCATGGCCCTGCTTGAGGACCTCCAGAAACGCGGGCGGGGCGCGCCGATCAAGCTCTGCACCATCCACAAGGCCAAAGGCCTGGAGGCCGAGCGCGTCACCATCCTGCGGCCTGAGGAACTCGACGACGTGCGCGGTGACGCCGACGAAGTCCGCGCGGTGGCGTTCGTGGCGTACACCCGCGCCAAGGACACCCTGCTGCTCACCCGCAGCGCCGCCGCGCAAAGCCCCGCGCTGAGCGCCGAACCGCAGCTGCGCCGCGGGGCGTGA
- a CDS encoding ADP-ribosylglycohydrolase family protein: MSAHQLAPSSTPEAALARAQLSLEGLSVGDAFGEQFFLPTEAFEAAVAERRLPPAPWSWTDDTQMALSVVAVLATHHEIQSDALATSFAAQFDPARGYGPSMQRALRQIQGGADWRVVVQEAFGGQGSYGNGSAMRAGPVGAYFAPDLQEVVTQARLSSLVTHTHPEAVAGAVAVAVAAALCAQPDAPYLDTPSAFLDQVLTWVPPSEVASKIQRAQKLSPHATLAFAVSTLGNGVQLSAQDTVPFALWCASRHLKDVEAALWLAVSAGGDRDTVCAIVGSIVALSAADTIPPAWRMAREPLPTHVTASAEPTSLTDQR; the protein is encoded by the coding sequence ATGTCAGCACACCAATTGGCACCGTCCAGCACTCCAGAAGCGGCCCTCGCGCGTGCACAGCTGTCTCTGGAAGGTCTCAGTGTCGGCGACGCCTTCGGTGAACAATTCTTTCTCCCGACCGAGGCCTTTGAGGCTGCGGTCGCCGAGCGGCGTCTGCCTCCCGCACCGTGGTCCTGGACGGACGACACGCAGATGGCCCTCTCCGTGGTCGCGGTGCTGGCCACTCACCATGAAATTCAGTCTGACGCGCTCGCGACAAGCTTCGCGGCGCAGTTCGATCCCGCCCGCGGATACGGCCCCTCCATGCAACGTGCCCTCCGGCAGATCCAGGGAGGCGCGGACTGGCGTGTGGTGGTCCAGGAAGCGTTCGGCGGTCAGGGGTCATACGGGAACGGCTCGGCAATGCGTGCTGGGCCTGTTGGCGCGTACTTCGCCCCTGACCTGCAGGAGGTGGTGACGCAAGCCCGCCTGTCGAGCCTGGTGACGCATACCCACCCGGAAGCAGTCGCGGGTGCGGTCGCGGTCGCGGTGGCCGCCGCGCTGTGCGCCCAGCCGGACGCCCCATATCTCGACACGCCCTCAGCCTTTCTCGATCAGGTCCTGACGTGGGTGCCGCCCAGTGAAGTGGCCAGCAAGATCCAGCGTGCTCAGAAGCTCTCCCCGCACGCCACTCTTGCGTTCGCGGTCTCCACGCTTGGGAATGGCGTGCAGCTCTCAGCGCAGGACACGGTCCCGTTTGCACTGTGGTGTGCCAGTCGACACCTGAAGGATGTGGAGGCCGCGTTGTGGCTCGCGGTCAGTGCAGGCGGTGACCGGGATACGGTGTGTGCCATCGTGGGCAGCATCGTGGCCCTCAGTGCCGCGGACACCATTCCACCGGCCTGGCGGATGGCACGGGAGCCGCTGCCCACCCATGTCACTGCCTCTGCTGAGCCCACCTCCCTGACAGACCAAAGGTGA
- the ssb gene encoding single-stranded DNA-binding protein, protein MIKAALARTPELRHTGTNVPVLEFTLAGEQVQAGHTTPFYVNTSLLGEQARQLADRALEAGAVMLVKGALKTDEWGAEGQKRTKLTLNALRAEVVQEDPELLQDAAGGVRMRGAYNRVEVGGNVTRDPELRHTPAGDAVIDIDIACNQRFTDRSGQPQERTDYVRITLWRELAERAHATVRKGMPLFASGMLISDSWEDRDGGKRSTLKVQGEQFFIISPPSRPAGATRPASAPRPAPAQRPAPRPAAAGPGAGTPPDDDLPF, encoded by the coding sequence ATGATCAAAGCCGCCCTCGCCCGGACCCCGGAGCTGCGCCACACCGGCACCAACGTCCCGGTGCTGGAGTTCACCCTGGCCGGCGAGCAGGTCCAGGCCGGGCACACCACGCCCTTTTACGTGAACACCTCGCTGCTCGGTGAGCAGGCCAGGCAACTCGCTGACCGCGCGCTCGAGGCGGGCGCGGTCATGCTGGTCAAAGGGGCGCTCAAGACCGACGAGTGGGGCGCCGAGGGTCAAAAGCGTACGAAACTCACCCTGAACGCCCTGCGCGCCGAAGTCGTGCAGGAAGACCCGGAACTGCTGCAGGACGCCGCGGGGGGCGTGCGCATGCGGGGGGCGTACAACCGCGTCGAGGTGGGCGGCAACGTCACCCGCGACCCCGAGCTGCGCCACACGCCGGCAGGGGACGCCGTGATCGACATCGACATCGCCTGCAACCAGCGCTTCACCGACCGCAGCGGCCAGCCTCAGGAACGCACCGATTACGTCCGCATCACGCTCTGGCGCGAGCTGGCCGAGCGCGCCCACGCCACCGTGCGCAAAGGCATGCCCCTCTTCGCCAGTGGCATGCTCATCAGTGATTCCTGGGAGGACCGCGACGGCGGCAAGCGCAGCACGCTCAAGGTGCAGGGCGAGCAGTTCTTCATCATCAGCCCACCCTCCCGCCCTGCCGGCGCCACCCGCCCCGCCAGTGCCCCCCGCCCCGCCCCGGCGCAGCGCCCTGCACCCCGTCCGGCCGCCGCGGGCCCCGGGGCCGGCACGCCGCCCGACGACGACCTGCCCTTCTGA
- a CDS encoding single-stranded DNA-binding protein translates to MKAILAATLIGTLVRPLTLRTIGTTDIAEGTLAMDSVQNGRTLTNYVPVVLIGAAARRVFDRTTAGSVLSIQGAPRQEKWEDAEGGKRSRMRIQALRTEVLSGDFATVTDQGGGQRLAQGVNEVTLGGNLVATPEVRYTPGGDAVTTFSLALNEKFRTRKNEVKERVSFVDVTAWKDLAEFMATLPKGTPLTVLGAAVSESWTDKDGQKRSALKFEASRIFQVQPPEGRAAQPDTHEPISAAAAAELADMADEDMPF, encoded by the coding sequence ATGAAAGCCATCCTCGCAGCGACGTTGATCGGGACCCTCGTACGCCCCCTGACCCTCCGGACCATCGGCACCACCGACATCGCCGAAGGCACCCTGGCCATGGACAGTGTTCAGAACGGACGCACCCTGACGAACTACGTCCCGGTGGTGTTGATCGGCGCGGCCGCCCGGCGGGTGTTCGACCGCACCACGGCCGGCAGCGTGCTGTCGATTCAGGGCGCGCCGCGTCAGGAGAAGTGGGAGGACGCCGAGGGCGGGAAGCGCTCCCGCATGCGGATCCAGGCGCTGCGCACCGAGGTGCTGAGCGGGGACTTCGCGACCGTCACCGACCAGGGGGGCGGCCAGCGCCTGGCGCAGGGCGTGAACGAGGTGACGCTGGGCGGGAACCTCGTCGCCACGCCGGAGGTGCGGTACACGCCGGGCGGGGACGCGGTCACGACGTTCAGCCTGGCACTGAACGAGAAGTTCCGCACGCGGAAGAACGAGGTCAAGGAGCGCGTGTCGTTCGTGGACGTCACCGCGTGGAAGGACCTGGCGGAATTCATGGCGACGCTGCCGAAAGGCACGCCACTGACGGTGCTGGGCGCGGCCGTGAGCGAGTCGTGGACGGACAAGGACGGGCAGAAGCGCTCGGCCCTGAAGTTCGAGGCGAGCCGGATCTTCCAGGTGCAGCCGCCGGAAGGCCGGGCGGCGCAGCCGGACACGCACGAGCCGATCAGTGCCGCCGCCGCGGCGGAACTGGCGGACATGGCTGACGAGGACATGCCCTTCTGA